One Chloroflexota bacterium genomic window carries:
- a CDS encoding glucose-1-phosphate adenylyltransferase produces MSDVLAIIMAGGAGTRLSVLSDERSKPAVPFAGRYRIIDFTLSNCVNSDIFNIAVLTQYHPHSLNRHIGIGKPWDLDRARGGVRLLQPYQGRSGQSWYGGTADAVLQNLDHIRNENPDRVILLSGDHIYKMDYRPMLAFHTLHNADLTVGVMHVPLKETDRFGIMQVDDDLHITAFYEKPKARDKGTLASMGIYIFKPDVLADRLSRGATAHPDLDFGKHIIPDMIDNARCFAYAFDGYWVDVGTIQSYWETNLALLAPAPPLNLYDSEWTIHTLSQERPPVKIGLQGRVVRSMVCNGCVVRGSVENSVLSPGVQVMPGAVVRDSIVMNDAWIGPDARLERVIVDKDAVIGHRTQLGAGDDNTPNVAQPDKLYGGITVVGKGARIPADHWIGRNVVVQTGVPEEAFSAFAGRVPSGATVK; encoded by the coding sequence ATGTCTGACGTCCTCGCGATCATCATGGCCGGCGGCGCCGGCACGCGGCTGTCGGTGCTGTCCGATGAACGGTCGAAGCCGGCGGTGCCATTCGCCGGACGCTACCGCATCATCGACTTCACGCTGTCTAACTGTGTGAACTCGGATATCTTCAATATCGCCGTCCTCACGCAATACCACCCGCACTCGCTGAACCGGCATATCGGCATCGGCAAACCGTGGGACCTCGACCGCGCGCGCGGCGGCGTGCGCCTGCTGCAGCCGTATCAGGGTCGCAGCGGCCAGTCGTGGTACGGCGGCACGGCCGATGCCGTTCTGCAGAACCTCGACCACATCCGCAACGAGAACCCGGATCGGGTCATCCTCCTATCGGGCGATCATATCTACAAGATGGACTACCGCCCGATGCTGGCGTTTCATACGCTGCACAATGCGGATCTGACCGTCGGCGTGATGCACGTACCGCTGAAGGAGACCGACCGCTTCGGGATCATGCAAGTCGATGACGACCTGCACATCACCGCTTTCTACGAGAAGCCCAAAGCACGCGACAAAGGCACGCTGGCGTCGATGGGCATCTACATCTTCAAGCCGGATGTGCTGGCCGACCGCCTGTCGCGCGGGGCCACCGCGCACCCCGACCTCGATTTCGGCAAGCACATCATTCCGGACATGATCGACAATGCGCGTTGTTTCGCGTATGCCTTCGACGGCTACTGGGTCGATGTCGGCACCATTCAGTCGTACTGGGAAACGAACCTCGCGCTGCTCGCGCCGGCGCCGCCGCTGAACCTGTATGACAGCGAGTGGACGATCCACACGCTGAGCCAGGAGCGTCCGCCCGTCAAGATCGGGCTGCAGGGGCGCGTGGTGCGCAGTATGGTCTGCAACGGTTGCGTCGTGCGCGGCAGCGTGGAGAATTCGGTGCTCTCGCCCGGCGTGCAGGTTATGCCCGGCGCGGTGGTGCGCGACTCGATCGTGATGAATGACGCCTGGATCGGCCCGGACGCGCGACTGGAGCGCGTCATCGTGGACAAAGACGCCGTCATCGGGCACCGCACGCAGTTGGGTGCGGGCGACGACAACACGCCGAACGTTGCGCAACCCGACAAATTGTACGGCGGCATCACCGTGGTCGGTAAGGGCGCACGTATCCCGGCCGACCACTGGATCGGGCGCAATGTCGTCGTACAAACCGGCGTGCCCGAAGAGGCGTTCAGCGCATTTGCCGGGCGGGTGCCCAGCGGCGCCACCGTGAAATGA
- the glgD gene encoding glucose-1-phosphate adenylyltransferase subunit GlgD, with the protein MEPLAMILAGGEGAGLGVLTAQRSEAALPFAGKYRIIDFVLSNCVNSGIFHVAVLTQYQPRSLNEHIGIGKPWDLDRARGGVRLLQPYQRRRGEAGTWQEGTADAVRFNLDYVLEHDVDPVLILAGDHIYKMNYGELLAAHAASDADVTLAVRPVNPLDVYRFGMIATDGSGRVTQFEEKPERTRATLASMGIYVFRRDVLIEWLTGPGKGQHDFGRDVFPTLVKERHVHAYAFHGFWDDVGNIQSYWEANMALLAESPALNLHDPEWIIHTRSEERPAALIGAEARVDGNLLCDGCMVDGNVSHSVISPGVYVAPGAIVRDSIIMNDAVIGENAVLDRVICDKQVVIGAGAQIGGGTDNTPNARAPHRLNTGVTLIGKRTRLPARIVIGRNVEIAPDQPERAFPPGGRVPSGASVP; encoded by the coding sequence ATGGAACCACTGGCGATGATCCTGGCCGGCGGCGAGGGCGCCGGCCTCGGCGTCCTGACCGCGCAGCGCTCCGAAGCGGCCCTGCCGTTTGCCGGCAAGTACCGCATCATCGACTTCGTGTTGTCCAACTGCGTGAACTCCGGCATCTTCCACGTGGCCGTGCTGACGCAGTACCAGCCGCGCTCGCTCAACGAGCATATCGGCATCGGCAAGCCGTGGGACCTCGATCGCGCGCGCGGCGGCGTGCGCTTGCTGCAGCCGTACCAGCGGCGGCGCGGCGAGGCCGGCACCTGGCAGGAAGGCACCGCCGACGCCGTACGCTTCAACCTCGACTACGTGCTCGAGCACGACGTCGACCCGGTGCTGATTCTGGCCGGCGACCACATCTACAAGATGAACTATGGCGAACTGCTCGCCGCGCACGCCGCCAGCGACGCTGACGTCACGCTGGCCGTGCGCCCCGTGAACCCGCTCGACGTGTATCGCTTCGGCATGATCGCGACCGATGGCAGTGGCCGCGTCACACAGTTCGAGGAAAAGCCGGAGCGTACGCGCGCCACGCTGGCGTCCATGGGTATCTATGTTTTCCGGCGCGACGTACTGATCGAATGGCTGACCGGCCCCGGAAAGGGCCAGCACGACTTCGGGCGCGATGTGTTCCCTACCCTTGTCAAGGAGCGGCACGTTCACGCCTATGCATTCCACGGTTTCTGGGACGACGTCGGCAATATTCAGTCGTACTGGGAAGCGAACATGGCGTTGCTGGCCGAGTCGCCGGCGCTCAATCTGCACGACCCGGAGTGGATCATCCACACGCGCAGCGAGGAACGGCCCGCCGCCCTCATCGGCGCCGAGGCGCGGGTGGACGGCAACTTGCTGTGCGACGGCTGCATGGTGGACGGCAACGTCTCGCACTCGGTCATCTCGCCCGGCGTGTACGTCGCGCCCGGTGCGATCGTGCGCGACTCGATCATCATGAACGACGCCGTCATCGGCGAAAACGCGGTGCTCGACCGGGTCATCTGCGACAAGCAGGTGGTCATCGGCGCCGGTGCGCAAATCGGCGGCGGCACCGACAACACGCCCAACGCGCGCGCACCGCACCGGCTCAACACAGGCGTGACGCTGATCGGCAAGCGAACACGCCTGCCGGCCAGGATCGTCATTGGTCGCAATGTCGAGATCGCGCCGGACCAGCCGGAGCGCGCGTTCCCGCCGGGCGGCCGCGTCCCGAGCGGCGCCAGCGTTCCATAA
- a CDS encoding VOC family protein: MPSHPIIHIEIPASDLAVAARFYKEAFGWKTEHMPQFNYTTFAAEGGPGGGFNPVSDEMPVSQPLIYLYTADIEASLKQVEQAGGKTLMPRHEIPNIGWFAHFSDPTGNRMALFTPIEMGAVS; this comes from the coding sequence ATGCCGTCACATCCGATCATCCACATCGAGATTCCAGCCAGTGATCTGGCGGTCGCCGCCAGGTTCTACAAAGAAGCGTTTGGCTGGAAGACCGAGCACATGCCGCAGTTCAACTACACCACCTTTGCCGCCGAAGGCGGGCCGGGCGGCGGCTTCAACCCGGTCAGCGACGAGATGCCGGTGAGCCAGCCGCTCATTTACCTCTACACCGCCGACATCGAAGCATCGCTCAAGCAGGTCGAGCAGGCGGGCGGCAAGACGCTGATGCCCCGGCACGAGATTCCCAACATCGGGTGGTTCGCGCATTTCAGCGACCCGACCGGCAACCGCATGGCGCTCTTTACCCCGATAGAAATGGGCGCAGTCAGCTAG
- a CDS encoding ATPase, whose protein sequence is MTAKPIFLCLSTEFKGQQLIEACHDLGAHVILITREKWKDEEWPRQAIDELFFMPELKDREHMLNAVSYLARTRRIDRIFPLDDFDGEIAAALREHLRIPGLGETAIRFFRDKLSMRERAREGGIAVPEFVGVINYDRIRDFMARVPAPWMLKPRGSAGAMGIKKIGSSDELWDWLNRLGDEQSHYLLEQFVPGNVFHADAIVWDGEVQFSVVSAYGRPPLTVSHGGGVFTSRIMRRDDPLARALSGLNRNVIKTLGMVRGVNHIEFIQADADGKLYFLEAAARVGGANLADMVTYATGVNLWREWPRVELAHARGERYELPAIREGYAGILNCLARQEHPDLMQFSDPEVAWRTTRPYFAGLIVAGPDAERIERLLGSYAERFTQEFLAVLPPIDKPL, encoded by the coding sequence ATGACCGCAAAGCCGATCTTCCTGTGCCTGTCCACCGAGTTCAAGGGCCAGCAACTGATTGAGGCGTGCCACGACCTCGGCGCGCACGTCATCCTGATCACGCGCGAGAAGTGGAAAGACGAGGAATGGCCGCGCCAGGCAATCGATGAACTGTTCTTCATGCCAGAACTGAAGGACCGCGAGCATATGCTCAACGCCGTCTCCTATCTGGCACGCACGCGCCGCATCGACCGCATCTTCCCGCTCGACGACTTCGACGGCGAGATCGCCGCTGCGCTGCGCGAGCACCTGCGCATCCCCGGCCTGGGCGAAACGGCAATTCGCTTCTTCCGCGACAAGCTCTCCATGCGCGAGCGCGCACGCGAGGGCGGCATCGCGGTGCCGGAGTTTGTCGGCGTCATCAACTACGACCGCATCCGCGACTTCATGGCGCGCGTGCCCGCACCGTGGATGCTCAAGCCGCGCGGCTCGGCCGGCGCGATGGGCATCAAGAAAATTGGCTCATCGGATGAACTCTGGGACTGGCTCAACCGGCTCGGCGACGAGCAGTCGCACTACCTGCTGGAGCAGTTCGTGCCGGGCAACGTCTTTCATGCCGACGCGATCGTGTGGGATGGCGAAGTACAGTTCAGCGTGGTATCGGCCTACGGGCGGCCGCCACTGACCGTGTCGCACGGCGGTGGCGTCTTCACCTCGCGTATCATGCGCCGCGACGATCCGCTGGCGCGGGCGCTGAGCGGCCTCAACCGGAACGTGATCAAGACACTCGGCATGGTGCGCGGCGTCAACCACATCGAGTTCATCCAGGCCGACGCCGATGGGAAGCTGTACTTCCTTGAAGCGGCGGCGCGCGTTGGCGGCGCGAACCTCGCCGACATGGTGACCTATGCAACCGGCGTCAACCTCTGGCGCGAGTGGCCGCGCGTCGAGTTGGCGCATGCCCGCGGCGAGCGCTACGAGCTTCCGGCCATCAGGGAAGGCTACGCCGGCATCCTGAACTGCCTCGCGCGGCAGGAGCATCCGGACCTGATGCAGTTCAGCGACCCCGAGGTCGCATGGCGCACGACGCGCCCTTACTTCGCCGGGCTGATCGTCGCCGGCCCGGACGCCGAGCGCATCGAGCGCCTGCTGGGGTCATACGCGGAGCGCTTCACGCAGGAGTTCCTGGCCGTCCTGCCGCCGATCGACAAGCCGCTGTAA
- a CDS encoding S9 family peptidase: MPILFENYLNIRQSYDPKFTADGSALLFLSNITGYPQLWRMEVNGGWPHQLTFGRDRVTGAWPSPADGRIIFARDSDGDENAQLFMINGDGSEERRLTNDGGTMHVFGSWSDDGTQIVFAANRRRPDRYDLYVQALSADEATLVWQNDEPGFLRPLALAPGGARVLVQLARSSMNHDLYEFSLLDKSVHLLTAHEGEVRYHHAVYSGDGRSLFCLSDSEREFSGVVRIRLSDLKNHWVATPDAEVEMLSASHDGRMLAWGVNADGKIELMVHDLLTGSTRLAPGVPTGVVSPVQADAPEFSPDDRLLAFAFSTPTRTADLWVWDVQNDQARQVTHSGHAGIPRASFVEPELVHYPTFDGRRVPAWYYRAQREGRKPVIVHVHGGPEGQTQPMLFPILQYFVQCGYSVLSPNVRGSTGYGKSYVHLDDVDKRMDAVADLAHAALWLKQQPDVDPGRIAVYGGSYGGFMVLAALTNFPDLWAAGVDIVGISNLLTFLQNTSSYRREHREAEYGSLERDRAFLERISPIRYVDRIRAPLFIVHGANDPRVPLSEAQQIADALRARNVPVEMLVYSDEGHGLVRLANKLDAYPRIARFLAAAFAEEPSKIPPPTLAR, translated from the coding sequence ATGCCGATTCTGTTCGAGAACTACCTCAATATCCGCCAGTCGTACGATCCCAAATTCACAGCCGACGGCAGCGCGCTGCTCTTCCTCAGCAATATCACCGGCTACCCGCAGTTGTGGCGCATGGAGGTCAACGGCGGCTGGCCGCACCAGTTGACGTTCGGGCGCGACCGCGTGACCGGTGCATGGCCGTCGCCCGCCGACGGTCGTATCATCTTCGCGCGCGATTCGGACGGTGACGAGAACGCGCAGTTGTTCATGATCAATGGCGACGGTAGCGAGGAGCGCCGGCTGACGAACGATGGCGGCACCATGCACGTGTTCGGCAGTTGGTCGGACGACGGCACGCAGATCGTCTTTGCCGCCAATCGCCGGCGGCCCGATCGCTACGATCTCTACGTGCAGGCGTTGAGCGCCGACGAGGCGACGTTGGTCTGGCAGAACGATGAGCCGGGCTTCCTGCGGCCGCTGGCGCTGGCGCCGGGCGGCGCGCGCGTGCTGGTGCAACTGGCGCGCAGCTCGATGAACCACGACCTGTACGAGTTCTCACTGCTTGACAAATCGGTGCACCTGCTGACGGCGCACGAAGGCGAAGTGCGCTACCATCATGCCGTCTACTCCGGCGACGGCCGCTCGCTCTTTTGCCTGTCGGACAGCGAGCGCGAGTTTTCAGGCGTCGTGCGTATCCGCCTGTCGGACCTGAAGAATCATTGGGTGGCGACGCCCGATGCCGAAGTGGAGATGCTGTCGGCTTCGCACGACGGGCGCATGCTGGCCTGGGGTGTCAACGCCGACGGTAAGATCGAACTGATGGTGCATGACCTGCTGACCGGCTCGACGCGGCTGGCGCCGGGCGTGCCGACCGGCGTGGTCAGCCCGGTGCAAGCCGACGCGCCGGAGTTCTCGCCGGACGACCGGTTGCTGGCTTTTGCGTTCTCGACGCCGACGCGCACCGCCGATCTGTGGGTCTGGGACGTGCAGAACGACCAGGCGCGTCAGGTCACGCACAGCGGCCATGCGGGCATCCCGCGGGCGTCGTTTGTGGAGCCCGAACTAGTGCACTACCCGACGTTTGACGGTCGACGCGTTCCGGCCTGGTACTATCGCGCCCAGCGCGAAGGGCGCAAGCCGGTAATCGTGCATGTGCACGGCGGCCCGGAGGGCCAGACACAGCCGATGCTGTTCCCGATCTTGCAATACTTCGTACAGTGCGGCTATTCGGTGCTGTCGCCCAATGTGCGCGGTTCGACCGGCTATGGCAAATCGTATGTGCACCTGGACGATGTGGATAAGCGCATGGACGCCGTGGCCGATCTGGCGCACGCGGCGCTCTGGCTGAAGCAGCAACCCGACGTGGACCCGGGCCGAATCGCCGTGTACGGCGGCAGTTACGGCGGCTTCATGGTGCTGGCGGCGCTGACGAACTTCCCGGATTTGTGGGCGGCCGGCGTCGATATCGTCGGCATCAGCAACCTGCTGACATTCCTGCAGAATACCAGTTCGTACCGCCGGGAGCACCGCGAGGCCGAATACGGCTCGCTGGAGCGCGACCGCGCATTCCTGGAGCGCATCTCGCCGATCCGCTACGTGGACCGCATCCGCGCGCCGCTGTTTATCGTGCACGGCGCTAACGACCCGCGCGTGCCGCTCTCCGAGGCGCAGCAGATTGCGGACGCGCTGCGCGCGCGCAACGTGCCGGTGGAGATGCTCGTCTATTCCGACGAAGGGCACGGGTTGGTCAGGCTGGCGAACAAGCTCGACGCCTACCCGCGCATCGCACGGTTCCTCGCCGCGGCGTTCGCGGAAGAGCCGAGCAAGATCCCACCGCCGACGCTGGCGCGATAA
- a CDS encoding enoyl-CoA hydratase/isomerase family protein, with protein sequence MTYTNLTYAKADGVATITLVHPPTNAISRAMLIELDQVLAAIEQDAATRAVLVTGSGERAFSAGADFREYASEEVEDFMRRGGELFTRIEHFPKPVLAAINGHAFGGGLELALACHLRFMVDSAELAFTEVTLGIMPGWGGTQRLPLLVGRARALEYLLTGDRWNAQDALIAGLVNRVYRGPELMESSRAFAQRLAAGAPLALSAILDAVVRGGELGIADGLHLEAAHALELGESEDAVIGVSAIVEGRLPRFIGR encoded by the coding sequence ATGACCTACACAAACCTGACGTATGCCAAGGCCGACGGTGTGGCGACGATCACGCTGGTGCACCCGCCGACTAACGCGATCAGCCGCGCCATGCTGATCGAACTCGATCAGGTGCTGGCCGCTATCGAGCAGGATGCGGCCACGCGCGCGGTGCTCGTCACCGGCAGCGGCGAACGCGCCTTCAGCGCCGGCGCCGATTTCCGCGAGTATGCCAGCGAAGAGGTCGAGGATTTCATGCGGCGCGGCGGGGAACTGTTCACGCGCATTGAGCACTTTCCGAAACCGGTGCTGGCGGCGATTAACGGGCACGCCTTTGGCGGCGGCCTCGAACTGGCGCTGGCGTGCCACCTGCGCTTCATGGTGGATTCGGCCGAACTGGCGTTCACCGAAGTGACGCTGGGTATCATGCCGGGCTGGGGCGGCACGCAGCGCCTGCCGCTGCTGGTGGGCCGCGCCCGCGCGCTGGAATACCTGTTGACCGGGGACCGCTGGAACGCGCAGGACGCGCTGATTGCCGGGCTGGTGAACCGTGTATACCGCGGTCCGGAGCTGATGGAGTCTTCACGCGCGTTCGCGCAGCGGCTGGCGGCCGGCGCGCCGCTGGCGCTGAGCGCGATCCTGGATGCCGTCGTACGCGGCGGCGAGCTCGGCATCGCCGATGGCTTGCACCTGGAAGCGGCGCATGCGCTGGAACTCGGCGAGAGCGAGGACGCCGTGATTGGCGTGTCGGCGATTGTCGAGGGCCGCTTGCCCCGTTTCATCGGGCGCTGA
- a CDS encoding FTR1 family protein, which yields MFSAVLLAFREGLEAALVVGLLLGALAQMGDSRGRRSLVWGGVAAAVAASIAVAVALTAIGIELEGAAEQIFEGTTFMLAAIVLTWMIFWMRFQGAQMKGKFEREVRQAITGTGAGWGLFSLAFLAVFREGVETALLLSANAFSSSAQETLTGTAIGLACAVAVGYLIFATTVKLSTREFFRVTSVILILFAAGLVGRGVHEFNEAAIVPEVIEHAWDTSAILPTDTLLGALVRTLFGYNPRPSLTELIAYAGYYLIVLVGSWRFDRIIARRPVPARIT from the coding sequence ATGTTTTCAGCGGTTCTGCTCGCGTTTCGCGAAGGGCTTGAGGCGGCGCTTGTGGTCGGGCTCCTGTTGGGTGCATTGGCCCAGATGGGCGACAGCCGGGGGCGTCGTTCGCTGGTTTGGGGCGGCGTGGCCGCTGCCGTCGCGGCCTCGATCGCCGTTGCCGTTGCGCTGACCGCCATCGGAATCGAGTTGGAAGGCGCGGCTGAGCAGATCTTCGAGGGCACGACATTTATGCTTGCGGCCATTGTGCTGACGTGGATGATCTTCTGGATGCGTTTCCAGGGCGCGCAGATGAAGGGCAAGTTTGAGCGCGAGGTGCGCCAGGCGATTACCGGCACTGGCGCCGGGTGGGGCCTGTTCAGCCTGGCGTTTCTGGCGGTCTTCCGTGAAGGCGTCGAAACGGCGCTGCTGCTGAGCGCCAATGCCTTCAGTTCGTCGGCGCAGGAAACGCTGACCGGCACGGCGATCGGGCTGGCCTGCGCTGTGGCGGTCGGCTATCTCATCTTCGCCACGACGGTGAAGCTCAGCACGCGCGAGTTCTTCCGCGTGACGAGCGTCATCCTGATTCTGTTCGCCGCCGGCCTGGTCGGACGGGGTGTGCATGAGTTCAACGAGGCCGCGATCGTGCCCGAGGTAATCGAACATGCCTGGGATACCAGCGCCATTCTGCCAACCGATACCCTGCTTGGCGCGCTGGTTCGCACGCTGTTTGGCTACAACCCGCGGCCGTCGCTGACCGAACTCATCGCCTATGCGGGCTACTACCTGATCGTGCTGGTCGGTAGCTGGCGCTTTGACCGGATAATCGCCCGTCGACCGGTCCCGGCACGCATCACCTGA
- a CDS encoding long-chain fatty acid--CoA ligase encodes MDKPWLNAYEPGVPTTIAYPEQPLYAFLDRAADLFPDHVAIHFYGARMRYRFLGDAVNRFANALIALGVQKGDRVALHLPNTPQFVIAYYGALKAGAVVVTHSPLYTEPELAQQLNDCGAETIVTLTMTYARVQAVRSKTPLRNVIVANIKDYFPPHLNLLFTLAKEKKEGHRAQIAPGDHSFVGLLRAAPSRAPGVDVRPDDLALLQYTGGTTGTPKAAMLTHRIMVTNVLQGVAWNTIAHPGQETFLCVLPFFHIYGQQVGMNQAVHLASAMILFPRFERGPTLAAIDHYHPSVFPGVATLYINLLQDPELAKHDLRSIKVCVSGAMALPAEVQERFERVTGGRLVEGYGMTETAPLTHCNPIHGRRTTGSIGLPVPDTEAAIISLDDGDTLLPTGEIGEICVRGPQIMRGYWNRPDETQRMIRNGWLHTGDIGRMDEAGFFYVVDRIKDMIIAGGFKIFPRDVEEVLYRHPKIKEAALVAVKDPYHGELPKAHIVLKDGETATPEEIIAYCREHLSPYKVPKQVEFHSDLPKTLVGKILKRKLSEADKASAVAAPTEEIATP; translated from the coding sequence ATGGACAAGCCGTGGTTGAACGCGTACGAGCCGGGTGTGCCCACGACCATCGCCTACCCGGAGCAGCCGCTGTACGCTTTCCTCGATCGTGCGGCTGATCTGTTTCCCGATCATGTCGCGATTCATTTCTATGGCGCGCGCATGCGCTACCGCTTCCTGGGCGACGCCGTCAACCGCTTTGCCAATGCCCTGATCGCGCTCGGCGTGCAGAAGGGCGACCGCGTCGCGCTGCACCTGCCGAATACGCCGCAGTTCGTGATCGCCTACTACGGCGCGCTGAAAGCCGGCGCGGTGGTGGTGACCCATTCACCGCTGTACACCGAGCCGGAGCTGGCGCAGCAGTTGAACGACTGCGGCGCGGAGACGATCGTCACGCTGACGATGACCTATGCGCGCGTGCAGGCGGTGCGATCCAAGACCCCGCTGCGGAATGTGATCGTCGCCAATATCAAAGACTACTTCCCGCCGCATCTCAATCTGCTCTTCACGCTCGCCAAAGAGAAGAAGGAAGGGCACCGCGCACAGATTGCGCCCGGCGACCATTCGTTCGTTGGGTTGCTGCGGGCCGCGCCGTCGCGGGCGCCGGGCGTGGACGTGCGGCCCGACGATCTGGCGTTGCTGCAGTACACCGGCGGCACGACCGGTACGCCCAAAGCGGCGATGCTGACGCACCGCATCATGGTGACCAATGTGCTGCAGGGCGTGGCGTGGAACACGATCGCGCACCCGGGGCAGGAGACGTTCCTGTGTGTGCTGCCGTTCTTCCACATCTACGGCCAGCAGGTCGGCATGAACCAGGCGGTGCATCTGGCGTCGGCGATGATCCTGTTCCCGCGCTTCGAGCGCGGCCCGACACTGGCGGCGATCGACCATTACCATCCCAGCGTGTTTCCCGGTGTCGCGACATTGTATATCAACCTGCTGCAGGACCCCGAGCTGGCGAAGCACGATCTGCGTTCGATCAAGGTTTGCGTCAGCGGGGCGATGGCGCTGCCGGCGGAGGTGCAGGAGCGCTTCGAGCGCGTGACCGGCGGACGACTTGTCGAGGGCTACGGCATGACCGAGACGGCGCCGCTGACGCACTGCAACCCGATTCACGGGCGGCGCACGACCGGCAGCATCGGCCTGCCGGTGCCGGATACCGAGGCCGCGATCATCAGCCTGGATGACGGCGATACGCTGCTGCCGACCGGCGAGATCGGGGAGATCTGCGTGCGCGGCCCGCAGATTATGCGCGGCTACTGGAACCGGCCGGATGAGACGCAGCGCATGATCCGCAACGGCTGGCTGCACACGGGCGACATCGGCCGCATGGACGAGGCCGGCTTCTTCTATGTCGTGGATCGCATCAAGGACATGATCATTGCGGGCGGGTTCAAGATCTTCCCGCGCGACGTCGAAGAGGTGCTGTACCGCCATCCGAAGATCAAAGAGGCGGCGCTCGTTGCCGTGAAGGATCCGTATCACGGCGAACTGCCCAAGGCGCATATCGTGCTGAAAGACGGCGAGACGGCGACGCCGGAGGAGATCATCGCGTACTGCCGCGAGCACCTGTCGCCGTACAAAGTGCCGAAGCAGGTGGAGTTTCATAGCGATCTACCGAAGACACTGGTCGGAAAGATACTCAAACGCAAATTGTCGGAGGCGGACAAGGCGTCTGCGGTAGCCGCGCCAACCGAAGAGATCGCAACGCCGTAG
- a CDS encoding DUF1684 domain-containing protein — protein sequence MTSLAEFRERKDAYFRTPRSPLTPEQHKTFAGLRYFAENSALRFRVRINRLLKVQTVQMQTSTGHLASYLRYGHVEFDVNGEPQTLTIYKSEDHDALFLPFADATSGVESYGAGRYLDPAPEPDGAIVLDFNLAYSPYCAYNDQWTCPIPPAENRLKVRIDAGEMKYREE from the coding sequence ATGACCTCACTAGCCGAGTTCCGCGAGCGCAAGGATGCATACTTTCGCACGCCACGCTCACCGCTGACGCCGGAACAGCACAAAACGTTCGCCGGACTGCGCTACTTCGCAGAGAACTCGGCCCTGCGCTTCCGCGTGCGCATCAACCGGCTGTTAAAGGTGCAGACCGTTCAGATGCAGACCAGCACCGGCCACCTGGCGAGCTACCTGCGCTATGGCCATGTGGAGTTCGACGTGAACGGCGAGCCGCAGACACTGACGATCTACAAATCGGAAGACCACGACGCGCTGTTTCTGCCGTTTGCCGACGCCACCAGCGGCGTCGAGAGTTACGGCGCCGGCCGCTACCTTGATCCGGCGCCGGAGCCGGATGGCGCCATCGTGCTCGACTTCAACCTGGCCTACAGTCCCTACTGTGCCTACAACGACCAGTGGACGTGCCCGATCCCCCCGGCCGAGAACCGCTTGAAAGTTCGGATCGACGCGGGTGAGATGAAATATCGCGAGGAGTAA